The Macaca nemestrina isolate mMacNem1 chromosome 12, mMacNem.hap1, whole genome shotgun sequence genome contains a region encoding:
- the LOC105496068 gene encoding polyribonucleotide 5'-hydroxyl-kinase Clp1 yields the protein MGEEANDDKKPTTKFELERETELRFEVEASQSVQLELLTGMAEIFGTELTRNKKFTFDAGAKVAVFTWHGCSVQLSGRTEVAYVSKDTPMLLYLNTHTALEQMRRQAEKEEERGPRVMVVGPTDVGKSTVCRLLLNYAVRLGRRPTYVELDVGQGSVSIPGTMGALYIERPADVEEGFSIQAPLVYHFGSTTPGTNIKLYNKITSRLADVFNQRCEVNRRASVSGCVINTCGWVKGSGYQALVHAASAFEVDVVVVLDQERLYNELKRDLPHFVRTVLLPKSGGVVERSKDFRRECRDERIREYFYGFRGCFYPHAFNVKFSDVKIYKVGAPTIPDSCLPLGMSQEDNQLKLVPVTPGRDMVHHLLSVSTAEGTEENLSETSVAGFIVVTSVDLEHQVFTVLSPAPRPLPKNFLLIMDIRFMDLK from the exons ATGGGAGAAGAGGCTAATGATGACAAGAAGCCAACCACTAAATTTGAACTAGAGCGAGAAACAGAACTTCGCTTTGAGGTGGAGGCATCTCAGTCAGTTCAGTTGGAGTTGTTGACTGGCATGGCAGAGATCTTTGGCACAGAGCTGACCCGAAACAAGAAATTCACCTTTGATGCTGGTGCCAAGGTGGCTGTTTTCACTTGGCATGGCTGTTCTGTGCAACTGAGCGGCCGCACTGAGGTGGCTTATGTCTCCAAGGACACTCCTATGTTGCTTTACCTCAACACTCACACAGCCTTGGAACAGATGCGGAGGCAAGCGGAAAAGGAAGAAGAGCGAGGTCCCCGTGTGATGGTAGTGGGCCCCACTGATGTGGGCAAGTCTACAGTGTGTCGCCTTCTGCTCAACTATGCAGTGCGTTTGGGCCGCCGTCCCACTTATGTGGAGCTGGATGTGGGCCAGGGTTCTGTGTCCATCCCTGGTACCATGGGGGCCCTCTACATTGAGCGACCTGCAGACGTGGAAGAGGGTTTCTCTATCCAGGCCCCTCTGGTGTATCATTTTGGTTCCACCACTCCTGGCACCAACATCAAGCTTTATAATAAG ATTACATCTCGTTTAGCAGATGTGTTCAACCAAAGGTGTGAGGTGAACCGAAGGGCATCTGTGAGTGGCTGTGTCATTAACACCTGTGGCTGGGTCAAGGGCTCTGGTTACCAGGCTCTGGTGCATGCAGCCTCAGCTTTTGAGGTGGATGTCGTTGTGGTTCTGGATCAAGAACGACTGTACAACGAACTGAAACGGGACCTCCCCCACTTTGTACGCACCGTGCTGCTCCCTAAATCTGGGGGTGTGGTGGAGCGCTCCAAGGACTTCCGGCGGGAATGTAGGGATGAGCGTATCCGTGAGTATTTTTATGGATTCCGAGGCTGTTTCTATCCCCATGCCTTCAATGTCAAATTTTCAGATGTGAAAATCTACAAAGTTGGGGCACCCACCATCCCAGACTCCTGTTTACCTTTGGGCATGTCTCAAGAGGATAATCAGCTCAAGCTAGTACCCGTCACTCCTGGGCGAGATATGGTGCACCACCTACTGAGTGTTAGCACTGCCGAGGGCACAGAGGAGAACCTGTCTGAGACGAGTGTAGCTGGCTTCATTGTGGTGACCAGTGTGGACCTGGAGCATCAGGTGTTTACTGTTCTGTCTCCAGCCCCCCGCCCACTGCCTAAGAACTTCCTTCTCATCATGGACATCCGGTTCATGGATCTGAAGTAG